Within the Mustela lutreola isolate mMusLut2 chromosome 2, mMusLut2.pri, whole genome shotgun sequence genome, the region AGTTGACGTGGTAAGTCCTCTAACAGCAGTAGGAGAGGTAGGCACTGTATGTTGTAAGAGTGTGGCCTGGGGAGGGGAAGTCGAGGAACACGTCATTCCAGATATTCCTTAAAGGGTGACAAGTATGTCTCAAAGGGACAAGTTTGGAGAAGGATACGCTAGGCAGAGGAAGCTGCTAGTGCATTCGAGTAGAGGTGGGAGAAATGCAGGGAACAGATTAGGTACTTGGGGTTAGAGCCAACTGGAGAAAAGCCTAGAATGCCAGGAAGAGAATTAGAACCAATTCTGTGGGCATCTGAGCAGGGGAGGGCAAGACAGAGGACAGTAAGTGGGCACATGAGCCAAGGGCAGGcctgggcagagctggggctgaAGGGTAGGGAAGAAGGGACTTGGACACTGACCAGCCTCAGGGGAGAGGGGACTGATGCTTAGGTTTTCGGACTTTGGTGACTGTGGTGTCAAGGCCACTGCCGAGGAAGAGAGGCCAGGTTGGGTGGAACTGGTGGGAAAGGGGCCATGGGATGTGGTCAGAGGGGCTCCAGCGCTCCATATCAGAGCCTTTATCCAGAGGGAACTGGGAGCTGTGATGCGTGTGTAAGTAGGAGAGGGACAGTCAGGAAGTCTGAGGGTTGGATatgggaatgggaggcaggcaCAGAACCCCTATCTAACCCAGCCTGACCCCTTTACACCCACAGGGAGCTGGCCTACCAGATTGCAGAGCAATTCCGGGTGCTGGGGAAGCCTCTGGGCCTGAAAGACTGCATCATTGTTGGCGGCATGGGTACAAGGGGCCTGGGGAGGCTCTGGGTAGGGAACCCCCTCGGCCTCAGGCCACCTACCCAGACCCACTTCTCGCTCTCCACCTGCAGATATGGTGGCCCAGGCCCTGGAGCTCTCCCGGAAACCACACGTGGTCATCGCCACACCAGGGCGCCTGGCTGACCACCTACGGAGCTCCAACACTTTTAGCATAAAGAAGATCCGTTTCCTGGTGAGTCGGCCCAAGGCCCGGATTCATCCATTTGGGACACGTGTCCCATAGGCCATCCAGTAGAGCCGTAGGAGGGGTGACAAGGACAGCAGAGAAGCAATATGAGGTAGCCCAGACTAGCCAGGGTGGTCGGGGGCAGGGCCTCTCTGAAGCGCTGAGATAGTTGAGGGAGCGGATGTCTGAGACCTTGAGGGAGAACACTCCAGGGCCCATCtccagggctgggaaggaggcatgggtgggggagaagcaggctgggcaCGTGAGCGGGCCCTGGACAGCGCTATCACTCCAGATCCCCTACCCCTGGCTACTGGTTCTCAGGTGATGGACGAGGCAGACCGGCTGTTGGAGCAGGGCTGCACCGACTTCACCGTGGACCTGGAGGCCATCCTGGCGGCCGTGCCTGCTCGCCGGCAGACCCTCCTCTTCAGCGCCACACTGACTGACACACTCAGAGAGCTTCAGGGCCTAGCCACCAACCAGCCCTTCTTCTGGGAGGCTCAGGCCCCGTGAGTCCATAGCCAGGTCccgaggggcagggcagggcaggcaaGGGGTCGGGTGCGGGGGCCACACCCAACAGAGGTTCTTGCCCATGGACCGTGCAGGGCATTGGCTCCCTTCAGCAGTAGGGGAAACTGAGTCCGGTCCCCCACCTCCCTATCCGCAGGGTACGTACAGTGGAACAGCTGGACCAGCGCTACCTGTTGGTGCCTGAGAAGGTCAAAGATGCCTATCTGGTCCATCTGATTCAGAACTTCCAGGACGAGCATGAGGACTGGTCCATCATCATCTTTACCAACACGTGCAAGTGAGCACGGGCTGCCTCTCTTCTCCTCAGACCCCTTCCCGTAGCCTTTATGAGGCCTGAGGTGCGAGGCACATGGCCAGTGTTGGCACTCTGGAGCCTCTGCTGAGACCAGAGATTTCAGAGGATTCACTCAGGGAAGCTCAGATCAAGCAGTTTGCTGAGGCCACACCTCCTGAAGAGGGAGCCAGGACTTGGGGTTCCTCAgactcccctttttttttctttttctttcttttttcttttttaagatttttctttatttgtcagagagagagagcatgcggcccatgtgtgtgcatacaagccgggggtaggggggcagcaggcagaggaagaagcaggcttctcactgagcagggagcctgatgtggggctcgatcccaggaccctgctaccatgatctgagccgaaggcagacagacacttaaccgactcaaccacccaggctccccaagaccCGCTCTTAACCAGAAGGCATGGGGGCCTCTGGGTGTCCCCCAGAAACGCCCTGCTGCAGCCAGGAAGGCCTCGAAGCAGCAGCTTTTTACTGTGTCTCGGGCTGTCGCTAAGGCCCAGCACATTGGCTCCCACAGCCAGGCCCTCCTCTCTGCAGTCCTGGAGGCCTTCAGAATCCTTTGAAGCTCTTGGGGAGGTCCTTAGGAAGCTGTAGCATGATCTGGAGTGGAAACGCAGCCTACGTCACATGGAGGAGACCTCCTGAGTGGCTGCTGCCCCCTAAGAATGTATCAGCTACCAGAAGAGGAAAGTCTGGGTTTAGGGCTGACTTTCATTGGCTTAGGCCAGGGTCGGCAGGCAGGATACCCTGcacccctgcttctccttcaccagCTGTGCAGAGCTCCCTACTTGCCATCTTGGGGTGTGCCGGGGTGGGAGTGCCTTCCCTGACCGGGGCCCTGGAGAGGCTGCCAGCGTGTCCTTCCCCCCCAGGACCTGCCAGATTCTGTGCATGATGCTGCGGAAATTCAACTTCCCCACTGTGGCTCTGCATTCCATGATGAAACAGGTGTGGGGTCAGGCTGCCCCAGAGACACACCCCTCCCCATCCCTAGCCCtggcctctctgctcctcccagcctcagggcctttgcccacTCCTCTTCACTCTGCCTGAAACACTTCCTCCATGCGTTAACCTTGGTCTGTCCTCATGGGGGCGCCCGTGAGGGTGGGAAGCCTGGACTCCCATGTTCCCAGGCCTCAAACGGTAAATGCCCAAACATTTGCTAACCCTGACCCCCAGTCTTCCCAATTCTCTTCCTAATCTGGCAACAGAAAGAACGCTTTGCTGCCCTGGCCAAATTCAAGTCCAGCATCTACAGGATCCTGATTGCCACAGATGTAGCTTCCCGGTGAGCAGCCCCACCGTACTCCCTCCTGTGGGCTGGCCAGTGGCACCCCCACAGAGGGATCAGAGGGCTCCCCTGGCGAGGGGTGGGGCTGCCCCAACTTCTGGCTGAGTGACCTGGGGTGGGTCCCCGCCTTGGTTTCTGCATGTGGATGGCACCATTGACTGGCCTCTGCCTCCAGGGGCCTGGACATTCCCACAGTGCAGGTGGTCATCAACCACAACACCCCCGGGCTCCCCAAGATCTACATACACCGAGTCGGCCGGACAGCTCGGGCAGGTAAGCAGACAGGGCCGGGTGGCCTTCGGACCTGTTACCCTCCACCCTGCCCACCCCTCGAGGAGCCCAAGTCAGGAGCCAGTGGGAGAAAATGGGGTAGAGCCCGCAGGCAAGAAGCAGGGTCAAAAGTTGGGGGAATCTTCCTTTCGAAAGCAAAGGCAGGGAATGTTTTGGTTTCTGAGATTCTCAGCCCGGGGTGGTCAGAGACAGGGTTTCTGGGGTGGCCAGCCGAGGCCTGGTGCTTCTCCCCTGTCCTGTGGCCCTGGGGCAGGGCATATCAGCTCTCTAGGTCCGTCTCGTCATCAAAGGACAGGTAGCAGGAATGATGCATGTTTGTGCTGCTCCAAGGGTTGTGAACCTCACCAGCTTTGAGTGCTGAGGGAGACACCGTCACCCTCACAGAAATGGGGGACAGAGAGACTAGTGGGCACAGCTCTGCACTGAGGCATGTCAAGGCTTCTCACTGACAAAACTCCCTGACAGCCGTGCCCTGGAGGGAAATCAGCCACGTCCCCAGCCCCTGTGGACAGCTGGCCTGCCAGGAGAGCCGCCTCTCCCAGGGCCCTGTGTCTCCTCTGGGAGGGACCTGCCCTCACTCCGTTCCCACCAAGAGAGCTGCCTGGTGGTCGCAGCCTGTCTCTGTTGGCCCCTAGCTCACAGCAGGTAACTGTGGCATGTCCTCGCAGGGCGGCAAGGACAGGCCATCACACTGGTGACGCAGTACGACATCCACCTTGTCCATGCCATCGAGGAGCAGATCAGTGAGtggagggacaggagaggggcCGGGGGGGAGACGGGTGCATCTGGGTGAGATACCTGCCAGGCTGCTCGCGGAGCAGAGCTTGGACTGCACTTCCCGCTCTGTGCAACCCCAAGTGATGGCTTTTAGCCCGGTTATCAAAACCAGCTTCCCACAGTGGCCCTCAGCCGCTGAAAGCTACATCCGGTGGGAAGAGACTTCAGTTTCTCAGCCTGGGATGTATCGGTGGTCCCTGTGGATGAGTCAGAGCCCCAGGGCCAGTGTCTGGGTGTGTTTAACAACCCCCTTGGGTGTTTTAATGTGCAGCCCAGACCAACCAGCATTGGAAAATCTGTAATCACTGCACAGATTGCCCTAAAATTCAGAAATCTCTGGACTGCAAAGGGCAGTGTTTGAGTAATCCTTACACCCAGCGTGAGGCTCAAGATCCCAAGATCCcaagatcccaagatcaa harbors:
- the DDX49 gene encoding probable ATP-dependent RNA helicase DDX49 isoform X2 produces the protein MAGFAELGLSSWLVEQCRQLGLKQPTPVQLGCIPAILEGRDCLGCAKTGSGKTAAFVLPILQKLSEDPYGIFCLVLTPTRELAYQIAEQFRVLGKPLGLKDCIIVGGMDMVAQALELSRKPHVVIATPGRLADHLRSSNTFSIKKIRFLVMDEADRLLEQGCTDFTVDLEAILAAVPARRQTLLFSATLTDTLRELQGLATNQPFFWEAQAPVRTVEQLDQRYLLVPEKVKDAYLVHLIQNFQDEHEDWSIIIFTNTCKTCQILCMMLRKFNFPTVALHSMMKQKERFAALAKFKSSIYRILIATDVASRGLDIPTVQVVINHNTPGLPKIYIHRVGRTARAGRQGQAITLVTQYDIHLVHAIEEQIKKKLEEFSVEEASVLQILTQVNVVRRECEIKLEAANFDEKKEINKRKQLILEGKDPDLEAKRKAELAKIKQKNRRFKDKVEQVLQRQKARGAGRRGRPPRAPPGAQSAPAPSQGPS
- the DDX49 gene encoding probable ATP-dependent RNA helicase DDX49 isoform X1 — its product is MAGFAELGLSSWLVEQCRQLGLKQPTPVQLGCIPAILEGRDCLGCAKTGSGKTAAFVLPILQKLSEDPYGIFCLVLTPTRELAYQIAEQFRVLGKPLGLKDCIIVGGMDMVAQALELSRKPHVVIATPGRLADHLRSSNTFSIKKIRFLVMDEADRLLEQGCTDFTVDLEAILAAVPARRQTLLFSATLTDTLRELQGLATNQPFFWEAQAPVRTVEQLDQRYLLVPEKVKDAYLVHLIQNFQDEHEDWSIIIFTNTCKTCQILCMMLRKFNFPTVALHSMMKQKERFAALAKFKSSIYRILIATDVASRGLDIPTVQVVINHNTPGLPKIYIHRVGRTARAGRQGQAITLVTQYDIHLVHAIEEQIRTPAPAEKKLEEFSVEEASVLQILTQVNVVRRECEIKLEAANFDEKKEINKRKQLILEGKDPDLEAKRKAELAKIKQKNRRFKDKVEQVLQRQKARGAGRRGRPPRAPPGAQSAPAPSQGPS